The Kitasatospora paranensis genome has a window encoding:
- a CDS encoding IucA/IucC family siderophore biosynthesis protein: MSPVAHLRPDTWAAANRLLVRKALAEFSHERLLTPEQQSDGSWTVRSDDGATVYRFAARLRALDHWEIPAESVTRHRDGDELRLEALDFFIELRKTLGLSDEVLPVYLEEIGSTLAGTAYKLDKPALSAAELAGADFQAVETGMTEGHPGFVANNGRIGFGGEEYHRYAPEAAAPLRLVWLAAHRDHSVFTSCTDIDYDTLMQQELGTAQLARFGTALADLGLDPAAYHLFPVHPWQWQHKLSVTFAGELAQRRLVHLGEGDDEYLAQQSIRTFFNITDPSKHYVKTAISVLNMGFMRGLSAAYMEATPAINDWLARLIDHDEVLRGTGLTIIREHAAIGYRHRQYEAATDRYSPYRKMLAALWRESPVPGLEPGRRLATMASLLHTDRDGRSLAAALVAQSGLPAEQWLRRYLDAYLTPLLHSFYAYDLAFMPHGENTILVLNGGVVERAIFKDIAEEIVVMDPDAALPPAVQRVRADVPESMKLLSIFTDVFDCFLRYLNAVLAAEDVLDEDAFWRTVAACVADHRDSVPHLAEKFERYDLFAPEFALSCLNRLQLRNNRQMVDLADPSAALQLVGTLVNPIARFAPER; encoded by the coding sequence ATGAGCCCCGTCGCCCACCTCCGCCCGGACACCTGGGCCGCCGCCAACCGGCTGCTCGTCCGCAAGGCCCTCGCCGAGTTCTCCCACGAGCGGCTGCTCACCCCCGAACAGCAGAGCGACGGCTCTTGGACCGTCCGCAGCGACGACGGCGCCACCGTCTACCGGTTCGCCGCCCGACTGCGCGCCCTCGACCACTGGGAGATCCCCGCCGAATCCGTCACCCGCCACCGCGACGGCGACGAACTCCGGCTCGAAGCGCTGGACTTCTTCATCGAACTGCGCAAGACCCTCGGCCTCTCGGACGAGGTGCTGCCGGTCTACCTGGAGGAGATCGGCTCCACCCTCGCGGGCACCGCCTACAAGCTCGACAAGCCGGCGCTCTCCGCCGCCGAACTCGCCGGGGCCGACTTCCAGGCCGTCGAGACCGGCATGACCGAGGGCCACCCCGGCTTCGTCGCCAACAACGGCCGGATCGGCTTCGGCGGCGAGGAGTACCACCGGTACGCGCCAGAGGCCGCCGCCCCGCTGCGGCTGGTCTGGCTGGCCGCGCACCGCGACCACTCGGTGTTCACCTCCTGCACCGACATCGACTACGACACCCTGATGCAGCAGGAGTTGGGCACCGCGCAGCTCGCCCGCTTCGGCACCGCGCTGGCGGATCTCGGCCTCGACCCGGCCGCCTACCACCTCTTCCCGGTGCACCCCTGGCAGTGGCAGCACAAGCTGTCCGTCACCTTCGCCGGCGAACTCGCCCAGCGCCGCCTGGTCCACCTCGGCGAGGGCGACGACGAATACCTCGCCCAGCAGTCGATCCGCACCTTCTTCAACATCACGGACCCGTCCAAGCACTATGTGAAGACGGCCATCTCGGTACTCAACATGGGCTTCATGCGGGGCCTGTCGGCCGCCTACATGGAGGCCACCCCGGCGATCAACGACTGGCTCGCACGGCTGATCGACCACGACGAGGTGCTGCGCGGCACCGGCCTGACGATCATCCGCGAACACGCCGCCATCGGCTACCGGCACCGCCAGTACGAGGCCGCCACCGACCGGTACTCGCCGTACCGCAAGATGCTCGCCGCACTCTGGCGCGAGAGCCCGGTGCCCGGCCTCGAGCCCGGACGGCGCCTGGCCACCATGGCCTCCCTGCTGCACACCGACCGCGACGGCCGCTCGCTCGCCGCCGCCCTGGTCGCGCAGTCCGGCCTGCCCGCCGAGCAGTGGCTGCGGCGCTACCTGGACGCCTACCTCACCCCGCTGCTGCACAGCTTCTACGCCTACGACCTGGCGTTCATGCCGCACGGCGAGAACACCATCCTGGTGCTGAACGGCGGCGTCGTGGAGCGGGCGATCTTCAAGGACATCGCCGAGGAGATCGTCGTCATGGACCCGGACGCGGCGCTGCCGCCCGCCGTCCAGCGGGTGCGCGCGGACGTCCCCGAGTCCATGAAACTGCTGTCGATCTTCACCGACGTCTTCGACTGCTTCCTGCGCTACCTCAATGCCGTCCTGGCCGCCGAGGACGTGCTCGACGAGGACGCGTTCTGGCGCACCGTCGCCGCATGCGTCGCCGACCACCGCGACTCCGTGCCGCACCTGGCCGAGAAGTTCGAGCGGTACGACCTGTTCGCACCCGAGTTCGCCCTGTCCTGCCTCAACCGGCTCCAGCTGCGCAACAACCGGCAGATGGTCGACCTCGCCGACCCGTCCGCCGCCCTCCAGCTCGTCGGCACCCTGGTGAACCCGATCGCCCGGTTCGCCCCCGAGCGGTGA
- a CDS encoding MFS transporter, with the protein MTAATGAATGPGSDAGTGPDTEAGAATGRPPARWLVLAVVCLVQLAVVLDNTVLGVAVPSLTRDLGAGTADLQWIVNAYSLVQAGLLLAAGSAADRYGRRRLMLLGLAVFGLGSLAAGLSHTTGRLIAARAVMGVGGALLLTTTLAVVLQVFDGPERTRAIGVWSAVSALGYAAGPPIGGLLLAHFAWGSLFLVNLPVVLLGLLAGRALVPESRSPRGGPPDLTGVLLSTVGVTAVVGAIVSGPEHGWSSAQVLGPAAAGLLALTAFVRWELRCPHPMLDLGFFRDRRFVGAVTGVVLITFGSTGVLFLLTQQLQFVRGYEPLEAGLRMAPFALTVVALNFTGLAARVTARLGTPRSIAAGMAILAAGFAVAALAGGGYGPLLVGLLLMGTGCALANPAIVAAVLDAIPPERAGAGAGVDGTMAEVGGSLGVAVLGAVLNARFAALLPAGAAAGSLPAALATAGTDGERSAVLDAFAAASRSGQLAGAGAVLAGGLTAAALLRRADRRAERQARAPSGTA; encoded by the coding sequence GTGACCGCCGCCACCGGGGCGGCCACCGGGCCGGGAAGCGACGCGGGCACCGGGCCGGACACCGAGGCGGGAGCTGCCACCGGACGGCCGCCCGCCCGGTGGCTCGTCCTCGCGGTGGTCTGCCTCGTCCAGCTCGCGGTCGTCCTCGACAACACCGTGCTGGGCGTCGCCGTGCCGTCCCTCACCCGGGACCTCGGCGCCGGCACCGCCGACCTCCAGTGGATCGTCAACGCCTACTCGCTCGTCCAGGCCGGGCTGCTGCTCGCCGCGGGCAGCGCCGCCGACCGCTACGGCCGCCGCCGGCTGATGCTCCTCGGCCTGGCGGTCTTCGGACTCGGCTCGCTGGCCGCCGGGCTCTCCCACACGACCGGCCGGCTGATCGCCGCCCGCGCCGTCATGGGAGTCGGCGGGGCACTGCTGCTCACCACCACCCTCGCCGTCGTCCTGCAGGTCTTCGACGGACCGGAGCGCACCCGGGCGATCGGGGTCTGGAGCGCGGTCAGCGCGCTCGGCTACGCGGCCGGGCCGCCGATCGGCGGCCTGCTGCTCGCCCACTTCGCCTGGGGCTCGCTCTTCCTGGTCAACCTGCCGGTGGTGCTGCTCGGGCTCCTCGCCGGGCGGGCGCTCGTCCCGGAGTCCCGCAGCCCCCGCGGCGGGCCGCCCGACCTGACCGGCGTGCTGCTCTCCACCGTCGGGGTGACCGCCGTCGTGGGCGCGATCGTCTCCGGCCCGGAGCACGGCTGGTCGTCCGCGCAGGTCCTCGGTCCGGCCGCGGCCGGGCTCCTCGCGCTGACCGCCTTCGTCCGCTGGGAGCTGCGCTGCCCGCACCCCATGCTCGACCTCGGGTTCTTCCGGGACCGCCGGTTCGTGGGAGCGGTGACCGGCGTCGTCCTGATCACCTTCGGCAGCACCGGCGTGCTGTTCCTGCTCACGCAGCAGCTCCAGTTCGTCCGCGGGTACGAGCCCTTGGAGGCCGGGCTGCGGATGGCACCGTTCGCCCTCACCGTCGTCGCCCTCAACTTCACCGGTCTGGCCGCCCGGGTGACCGCCCGGCTCGGCACCCCGCGCTCGATCGCCGCCGGCATGGCGATCCTGGCGGCCGGCTTCGCCGTCGCCGCGCTCGCCGGCGGGGGCTACGGCCCGCTACTGGTGGGTCTGCTGCTGATGGGCACCGGCTGCGCGCTGGCCAACCCGGCCATCGTCGCGGCCGTGCTGGACGCCATCCCGCCGGAGCGGGCGGGGGCCGGCGCGGGCGTCGACGGCACCATGGCCGAGGTCGGCGGCAGCCTCGGCGTGGCCGTGCTCGGCGCCGTGCTGAACGCCCGGTTCGCCGCCCTGCTGCCGGCCGGGGCCGCCGCCGGCTCGCTGCCCGCCGCCCTCGCCACGGCCGGGACGGACGGCGAGCGGTCGGCCGTCCTGGACGCCTTCGCGGCCGCCTCCCGAAGCGGACAGCTCGCGGGCGCGGGCGCCGTCCTGGCCGGCGGCCTGACCGCCGCCGCCCTGCTGCGCCGGGCCGACCGGCGGGCGGAGCGGCAGGCACGGGCACCGTCGGGCACCGCCTAG
- a CDS encoding TrmH family RNA methyltransferase, with product MPTGAAAPARAGAVHRVSTRNAQFQTWQALLANRNKRQRQGEFLIHGVRPITLALEYGWPLHRLLHPAGQRLSAWAQGVLRDSGIPVSEVAPELLAELGEREDTAPELVAVAALGSDDFGRLPVGPDFLGVAFDRPTNPGNIGTLTRSADAFGASGLIVTGHAADVYDPKSVRASTGSLFKLPVIRSAAPSDVLEWVVAQRERGVPVKIVGTDEHGETSVDACDLTGPVLLVVGNETVGMSKTWREICDEVVSIPIGGAASSLNAASAGTLMLYEAARQRGFPGGKRP from the coding sequence GTGCCCACAGGGGCGGCAGCGCCCGCCCGGGCCGGTGCCGTCCACCGGGTGTCCACCCGCAACGCGCAGTTCCAGACCTGGCAGGCGCTGCTGGCCAACCGGAACAAGCGGCAGCGGCAGGGCGAGTTCCTCATCCACGGGGTCCGGCCGATCACGCTGGCCCTGGAGTACGGCTGGCCGCTGCACCGGCTGCTCCACCCGGCCGGCCAGCGCCTGTCGGCCTGGGCCCAGGGCGTCCTGCGGGACAGCGGCATCCCGGTGAGCGAGGTCGCCCCGGAACTGCTGGCCGAACTCGGCGAACGCGAGGACACCGCACCGGAGCTGGTGGCCGTCGCCGCGCTCGGCTCGGACGACTTCGGACGACTGCCCGTCGGCCCGGACTTCCTCGGCGTCGCCTTCGACCGGCCGACCAACCCCGGCAATATCGGCACCCTCACCCGGTCCGCGGACGCCTTCGGGGCGTCCGGCCTGATCGTCACCGGCCACGCCGCCGACGTCTACGACCCGAAGTCGGTGCGGGCCAGTACGGGTTCGCTCTTCAAGCTGCCGGTGATCCGCAGCGCGGCGCCGTCCGACGTACTGGAGTGGGTCGTCGCCCAGCGCGAGCGCGGCGTGCCGGTGAAGATCGTCGGCACCGACGAGCACGGCGAGACCTCGGTCGACGCGTGCGACCTCACCGGTCCCGTCCTGCTCGTCGTCGGCAACGAGACCGTCGGCATGAGCAAGACCTGGCGCGAGATCTGCGACGAGGTCGTCAGCATCCCGATCGGCGGGGCCGCGAGCTCGCTCAACGCCGCCTCGGCCGGCACCCTGATGCTGTACGAGGCCGCCCGGCAGCGCGGGTTCCCCGGCGGAAAGCGGCCCTGA
- a CDS encoding rRNA methyltransferase: MSYRHVTDRADYADFAGGAVLRSAPGFPAFPVRLGSEIFQRAMALRGSDRPAVLWDPCCGSGYLLTVLGLLHRRSIGAVLATDAAEPALDLARRNLALLDPRALRERAAELDARAEEFGKPSYREAAESARRLGRTLAEDGGPLPATARRANAFDRAELTAAVAGIAPDVVLTDVPYGEQTDWLGADDDAGVPEMLTAVASALPDRAVLAVTVRGRRVPLGGIRARESFKIGTRAVALLTADQLR; the protein is encoded by the coding sequence ATGAGCTACCGGCACGTGACCGACAGAGCCGACTACGCGGACTTCGCCGGCGGCGCCGTGCTGCGGTCCGCACCCGGGTTCCCGGCCTTTCCGGTCAGACTCGGCTCGGAAATCTTCCAGCGGGCGATGGCGCTGCGCGGCAGCGACCGGCCCGCGGTGCTCTGGGACCCGTGCTGCGGCAGCGGCTACCTGCTGACCGTGCTCGGCCTGCTGCACCGCCGCTCGATCGGAGCCGTGCTCGCCACCGACGCCGCCGAGCCCGCGCTGGATCTCGCCCGCCGGAACCTCGCCCTGCTCGACCCGCGGGCCCTGCGGGAGCGGGCCGCGGAACTGGACGCCCGGGCGGAGGAGTTCGGCAAGCCCTCGTACCGGGAGGCCGCCGAGTCCGCCCGCCGGCTCGGCCGCACCCTCGCCGAGGACGGCGGCCCACTCCCGGCCACCGCCCGCCGGGCCAACGCCTTCGACCGCGCGGAGCTGACCGCTGCGGTGGCAGGCATCGCTCCGGATGTCGTCCTCACCGACGTCCCCTACGGCGAGCAGACCGACTGGCTGGGCGCGGACGACGACGCCGGGGTGCCCGAGATGCTCACCGCGGTGGCCTCCGCCCTGCCCGACCGGGCGGTGCTCGCGGTGACCGTCCGCGGCCGCCGTGTCCCGCTCGGCGGCATCAGGGCCCGCGAGTCCTTCAAGATCGGCACCCGGGCGGTCGCCCTGCTGACGGCGGACCAACTGCGCTGA